One candidate division WOR-3 bacterium genomic region harbors:
- a CDS encoding Lrp/AsnC family transcriptional regulator codes for MIIDPIDLNLIRQLELQGTIPVHDFVSKFHISQKEILLRIRNFEDTGLISEYGFKLFLPGIHGGKWYWGCIAGEASPRFRLGKTIPFIEEMVENLSFPQGVCPNVSLLFYAKNLKEIRSLSNKLPGMKYSEVYKVDEYNLVMPRLLVKEDWQLIDEFCNSKKIRYTLINRITQKPKSEKEVRLSRLIWTRGNRQGILSIAPNFNWSIIKNYMHVHLAVVTKIRVKELRRIVKEIGFVGNIASRFKKRYIQIEFDLWGFSDFRVIMHAITKIEGIIVEGCSFAYRNRIYDDWVRDFVQNQI; via the coding sequence GTGATAATCGACCCCATCGATTTGAACCTCATTAGACAGCTCGAACTCCAGGGAACAATACCTGTGCACGATTTTGTGAGTAAATTCCACATCTCACAGAAGGAAATACTATTGCGGATCAGAAATTTCGAAGATACAGGATTAATAAGCGAATACGGATTCAAGCTGTTCTTGCCAGGTATTCATGGAGGTAAGTGGTATTGGGGCTGTATCGCAGGTGAAGCCTCACCACGGTTCAGATTGGGGAAGACAATTCCTTTCATCGAGGAGATGGTTGAGAACCTATCATTCCCGCAGGGTGTATGTCCAAATGTTTCACTTTTGTTCTATGCAAAGAATCTCAAAGAGATCAGGTCACTTTCGAACAAACTACCCGGTATGAAATATTCAGAGGTCTATAAGGTTGATGAATACAACTTGGTAATGCCGAGGTTGTTGGTCAAAGAAGATTGGCAGTTAATAGATGAGTTCTGCAACAGCAAGAAAATACGCTATACACTGATCAACAGGATAACACAGAAACCGAAATCTGAGAAAGAAGTAAGGCTTTCACGTTTGATATGGACGCGTGGAAACCGTCAAGGTATTCTTTCGATCGCACCTAATTTCAACTGGAGTATCATAAAGAATTACATGCATGTTCATCTCGCTGTAGTAACAAAAATTCGGGTAAAGGAATTGCGCAGAATCGTCAAGGAAATCGGTTTTGTCGGAAATATTGCATCGCGTTTCAAGAAACGATACATTCAAATTGAATTCGATTTGTGGGGTTTTTCTGACTTCAGGGTCATCATGCATGCAATTACAAAGATCGAAGGTATTATCGTCGAGGGTTGTTCTTTTGCCTATAGAAATAGAATATACGATGATTGGGTCAGGGATTTTGTACAAAATCAGA